One genomic segment of Plasmodium vivax chromosome 9, whole genome shotgun sequence includes these proteins:
- a CDS encoding hypothetical protein, conserved (encoded by transcript PVX_091250A), which yields MSDKSRRTFLFGITAVLIFCSFATVQSQRYMWIFASICASMLLIIDLMFFGVDKFNYDPFYSNWEKKHL from the exons ATGAGCGACAAATCCAGGAGAA CCTTTCTTTTTGGAATCACTGCTGTGCTAATATTTTGCTCATTCGCTACAGTACAGTCTCAAAGATATATGTG GATATTCGCAAGCATTTGTGCATCCATGCTGCTAATAATCGACTTGATGTTTTTTGGCGTCGATAAATTTAACTACGATCCATTTTACTC cAACTGGGAGAAAAAGCATTTGTGA
- a CDS encoding hypothetical protein, conserved (encoded by transcript PVX_091255A), whose protein sequence is MFKKDIQEFYIKNCIENIYIVKRHHADGNVEEKKSSVLYKNIDEFVRVLIQIRKFDKEFKKINIKKNESGAEETLQEYLDFYVGHFGHKFHSFILEYKNGSVKDDLKNHYIIKKLTKSDIEKVAKNSYARVMFMYDRVKYLLYYVKRRIAKIREIDEGFVKLLMSYLRVSLNPLNLIAHVYLSGCGGRPSPDQAKKGILHNGNPLNGGCTNGRNPAGKNVSPVRDPPVVDAPPKDPLFCNELCQFVCAYGEYIVKHTISSSYVELLSPQEIIKSKLSIYESAKRHIRSYILKKICSYAHFKKCSLSAQFDHTTCFSAHEGDLIKCQKIFKRFTQVGSGYKNVSMSHRDFSYIYELVLAVYLVKKCLFHLNENIDAVLQVALYTLYSSAKVAIIYLYFNLPKHMAHYFLNVYLLFFKSKKKNSEGQSQGKKTAHIMNRMRRTYRNVLRYVVKREKRGAIDATPYEAPPYEVTPYEAPPYEVTPYEVIPHEVTPHEVSPHEVTPLGGKVKTSERKRYSKILNLLYFQTDSYDKKWANQKIKREVKKFVALHMNASVIQLKYNYEVLLRKRKKGKKETPPKVGPAKTEKGDQPMTHQNGAVSRQKKRSNVVPSDRIEYMKRYAPLYRTECRRNSKGGKNADRNGAIHVQTNTVNYSMHNRVIYNYRDGEAYAGKEKKRDKEKEVTFQKNFSSSEKHIIGKLFNCVLKNLQKGNQFTPSNTREIDAANPFDDDDDDDGERKQDERNGYEDSHLSAPSEEVSKADESITYPARTILNEHERGGETPESCYLSRNGSIQSEAKLECEISSEGTLDKRKPEINSVETVKSKDMQEGGEETEEVGSEDGEETPNEVDHTVKRQDGEIAYTHLDPPAGKTLSSVEKSPQEGCDERSKKREMNGEVQSGEGSPPEKIQNEIEKVAYGKKADDSSRHGSKTEGHTEKDAFDKRESPEKEKQSDNSRGTCSSENIILADLLLTNNCTRRIEGKYKIFFSNDSDTMDVSSDDYVPYRTAKRGKKKRGKAAAKGKKRTSAKKSARKSAKMNEKMNEKTKGKEKEGKPRKGEAGQAPKPHSSKTKKRKRSQLTDEETVKTKKGKSNRSHSYHSVEYDHSKRNEVVDGEERSCTSEGVSHKQSRERKTGAATEEHAALTNGERRSGPEKVAQVSEAKPPTTDDTAMPGSARKLIFNVSLNGSVGGEEYTPCKYEFGGRTNWGSNGKAPICDGLVPSEDNPQGKEVSESRMVARGHGKKEKTGEQADKRLDEELQIDRDMPQLGMPRFEIPQFDIPQFDIPQFDMPFMCTRQVYLNERVCDVAKETEERLKLIVVHLFNYYIIGGVFLINPYNSAQKERYRHFTSMQENINDIEHTKIFRYSSHELTVGIIRKNTKVSLLGGSTSKRVIKFLNRQGKGLNGATYKCIINNALHACKIQQRLYLAKKEIFFSYILKTRKMLKCRKYSEQRKGILGRGGSATEGRSEYSLQESRVGGISSVNGLSSSGEVFFEVYAKGSLYIFPDELHYKVHKAWGGSEGQRGGAKGRTNRGGKRGGKRGGNRARAAKHDAGGRGEQRSEQRSEEQSEQRREEQSEQKSEEQSEQKSEEQREQRSEEQSERQSSERGTSLLIMGTHKHVTSLNELINTFIRKGYQAINEELVLFIVYHLIVALLQLHVLDVLHGDVKIDNILVAKDEELLPLMERTKEHSPREAPSTCKGEKKREPKRMGRPPKEGNSSSSRSSRSSSGIRGDSSRSSSGIHAGSSRSSSGIRSVRSTRSIRGTHGSINSFLCEYMLNVKPASNPNSFLRKKFPLNVFLIDIGRGIDVKNFRNYLFYGEKNCDCYNFLSDSIFSYHIDFIGIAQVASCLLYYKHLGSKKYKYDGSIMDQNYTTINNLNVTYMTHNNNFAKSRSVPVRKKRRDPRKGKRKSRCKEIESFIKVKERAYTEDEEKHEKEGCADRSGCLEGGDSTGGGSNHAGNAPNPEEHLQRSGNLAVNQRSGNLAVNQRSGNLAVNQRSGNLAGNKRTAKRITAAESNQFIDYSKNIPMDDRDREKIDGYIDQMKKNNEHYYIEREEESKIKNFSVKLLSTRKKYVDFWEVFFHLLLNFCNVYELSSVNYNSKEIGTNFEKANLFHHKVMNKTENYYFDFCKNNWEEVPQGDRRKRDAPMGEKLNGFVTGSDHLDARGGEALCRNGEVLCRNGEALCCNGEAASCNGDNHSDSAVMDVHHTGEAKQEMGKLCHHDNTSTDDGSNACVMQNGRCGDEKEALEGQPRKETHEEPRKGNSHQTEKTNLERETTKGAALDKQNEQTGGDQPKSNSKYFFIKNSISNLKNIKKKMHKVKHKIERDKFEASNDKGKNHSCNFSGKEENVSLKRKMIFFENEQNRQKCRKLNDQKYYAKECRANDTKRLARYVNKLTKKKAIFVLMFLKRAIEKIFDDDKIRQEILLSELKNAAAFF, encoded by the coding sequence ATGTTCAAAAAAGACATCCAGGAATTTTACATAAAGAACTGCAtcgaaaatatttacatcGTAAAAAGACACCACGCAGATGGAAACGtcgaggagaaaaagagcAGCGTTCTGTACAAGAACATCGATGAGTTTGTCCGCGTCCTCATACAGATAAGAAAATTCGACaaggaatttaaaaagataaacattaaaaagaatgaatCGGGTGCTGAAGAGACGTTACAAGAATATCTGGACTTTTACGTAGGCCACTTTGGGCACAAATTCCAttcgttcattttggaatataaaaacgGTTCGGTTAAGGATGACCTGAAAAATCATTACATCATAAAGAAGCTTACCAAAAGTGACATTGAAAAAGTGGCCAAGAATTCTTACGCAAGGGTAATGTTCATGTATGACAGGGTCAAGTATTTACTTTACTACGTGAAGAGGAGGATTGCAAAAATTAGAGAAATTGATGAGGGCTTTGTGAAGCTTCTGATGAGCTACTTGCGGGTCTCGCTCAACCCGCTCAATTTGATCGCCCATGTGTACTTAAGTGGGTGCGGGGGGCGACCCTCCCCCGATCAGGCGAAGAAGGGGATCCTCCACAATGGAAACCCCCTAAATGGAGGCTGCACAAATGGACGAAACCCAGCGGGGAAGAACGTGTCACCCGTAAGAGACCCCCCCGTGGTGGACGCCCCCCCAAAGGACCCCCTCTTCTGCAACGAACTGTGCCAATTCGTGTGCGCCTACGGGGAGTACATCGTAAAGCACACCATTAGCAGCAGCTACGTAGAACTGCTCAGCCCGCAGGAAATTATCAAATCGAAATTGAGCATATACGAGTCGGCCAAAAGACACATTAGAAGTTACATACTGAAGAAAATCTGCTCCTATGCCCATTTTAAGAAATGTAGTTTGAGTGCCCAATTTGATCATACCACCTGCTTTAGTGCACACGAAGGGGACCTGATCAAGtgccaaaaaatatttaaaagatTCACGCAAGTTGGTAGTGGCtataaaaatgtgagcaTGTCGCATAGGGACTTTTCTTACATTTATGAACTTGTGCTGGCAGTCTACTTAGTGAAAAAGTGCCTCTTTCATTTGAACGAAAATATCGACGCAGTTCTTCAGGTGGCCCTCTACACGCTGTACAGCTCCGCAAAGGTGGCCATCATTTATTTGTACTTCAACCTGCCCAAGCACATGGCTCATTACTTTCTGAATGTGTATCTTCTCTTCTTCAAaagtaagaagaaaaatagtGAAGGCCAAAGTCAGGGCAAGAAAACGGCACACATTATGAACAGAATGAGGAGGACCTACAGAAACGTCCTGCGGTATGTTGTCaagcgggaaaaaaggggggccaTCGACGCAACCCCGTACGAAGCACCCCCATACGAAGTTACCCCGTACGAAGCACCCCCATACGAAGTTACCCCTTATGAAGTTATCCCTCACGAAGTTACCCCCCACGAAGTCTCCCCCCACGAAGTCACCCCACTCGGAGGCAAAGTCAAAACGTCGGAAAGAAAACGCTACAGCAAGATCCTCAACCTCTTGTACTTCCAAACGGACAGTTACGACAAAAAATGGGCCAACCAAAAAATCAAGcgagaagtgaaaaaattcgTCGCGCTTCACATGAACGCGTCCGTCATACAGCTCAAGTATAACTACGAGGTCCTTctaaggaaaaggaaaaaaggcaaaaaggagacGCCCCCAAAAGTGGGTCCCGCAAAGACCGAAAAAGGTGACCAACCTATGACACATCAAAACGGTGCAGTATCGCGCCAGAAAAAACGATCGAACGTTGTACCCTCTGACAGAATTGAATACATGAAGAGGTATGCCCCGCTATACAGAACCGAATGTAGAAGAAActcaaaaggaggaaagaacGCCGATCGGAATGGAGCTATCCATGTACAGACAAACACAGTGAACTACTCGATGCACAACCGGGTGATATACAACTACCGTGATGGGGAGGCCTACGctgggaaagaaaaaaaaagggacaaagaaaaagaagtgaccttccaaaaaaattttagcagTTCCGAGAAACACATCATAGGGAAGTTATTCAACTGTGTGTTGAAGAATCTACAAAAGGGGAATCAGTTCACCCCAAGCAACACTCGTGAGATTGATGCCGCCAACCCAtttgacgatgatgatgatgatgatggaGAGAGAAAGCAAGACGAAAGGAACGGTTATGAAGATAGCCATTTGAGCGCCCCCAGCGAAGAGGTTTCCAAGGCAGATGAATCGATTACCTATCCTGCTCGAACCATTTTGAATGAACATGAAAGGGGTGGGGAAACTCCAGAGTCATGTTACCTTTCCAGGAACGGCTCCATACAGAGTGAGGCTAAATTGGAGTGTGAAATATCATCTGAAGGGACACTTGATAAAAGAAAACCAGAAATAAATTCCGTCGAAACGGTGAAGAGCAAGGATATGCAAGAGGGTGGGGAAGAAACGGAAGAAGTAGGTAGCGAAGATGGAGAGGAAACCCCGAACGAAGTAGACCACACGGTTAAGCGGCAGGATGGTGAGATTGCGTACACCCATTTGGATCCACCTGCAGGAAAAACACTTAGCAGTGTAGAAAAATCACCCCAAGAGGGCTGCGACGAACGTAGCAAGAAACGAGAAATGAATGGAGAGGTCCAAAGCGGGGAAGGTTCTCCCCCCGAGAAGATCcaaaacgaaattgaaaaagtgGCATATGGCAAAAAGGCTGATGACTCTTCCAGACACGGCTCCAAAACGGAGGGACACACTGAAAAGGACGCATTCGATAAGAGGGAGTCGcccgaaaaggaaaaacagagTGACAACTCCAGAGGAACGTGCTCCTCAGAGAATATAATCCTTGCCGATTTGCTCTTAACAAATAATTGCACGCGCAGAATCGAGGGGAAGTATAAGATCTTCTTTTCGAACGACTCCGACACGATGGATGTGTCGTCGGATGATTATGTCCCCTACAGGAcggcgaaaagggggaaaaagaaacggGGGAAGGCCGCGgcgaagggaaagaaaaggacCAGCGCAAAGAAGAGCGCAAGGAAGAGCGCAAAGATGAACGAAAAGATGAACGAAAAGAcgaagggaaaggaaaaggaggggaagcccaggaagggagaagcgggacAGGCGCCCAAACCACACAGCAGtaaaaccaaaaaaaggaaaaggtcGCAACTCACTGACGAGGAAACCgttaaaacgaaaaaagggaagtccAACCGTTCACACAGTTATCATTCGGTAGAGTACGATCATTCGAAGAGAAACGAAGTGGTGGACGGGGAGGAAAGAAGTTGCACTTCAGAGGGCGTCTCACATAAGCAGtcaagggaaagaaaaactggGGCAGCAACGGAGGAACACGCGGCACTCACTAATGGTGAGCGTAGAAGCGGGCCTGAGAAGGTGGCACAGGTGAGCGAAGCCAAGCCACCAACAACTGACGATACGGCAATGCCCGGCAGTGCGAGAAAGCTAATCTTCAACGTGTCCCTGAATGGCAGCgtagggggggaagaatacACACCGTGTAAATACGAATTCGGTGGGAGGACCAACTGGGGTTCGAATGGGAAGGCACCCATTTGTGATGGCCTCGTCCCGAGTGAGGATAACCCCCAAGGGAAGGAAGTGAGCGAATCGAGAATGGTGGCCCGAGGACAcgggaagaaggagaaaacggGGGAACAGGCGGATAAACGCCTAGACGAGGAGCTTCAAATAGACAGAGACATGCCCCAATTGGGCATGCCCCGATTTGAGATACCCCAATTTGACATACCCCAATTTGACATACCCCAATTTGACATGCCATTCATGTGCACACGCCAAGTGTACCTAAACGAAAGAGTGTGCGACGTTGCGAAAGAGACAGAAGAGAGACTAAAGCTAATTGTAGTTCACCTGTTCAATTACTACATAATCGGAGGGGTATTTCTAATCAACCCCTATAACAGTGCCCAAAAGGAGAGGTACAGGCACTTCACGAGCATgcaagaaaatataaacgaTATAGAGCACACGAAGATATTTAGGTATAGTAGCCACGAACTTACTGTTGGGATTATTAGGAAGAATACCAAGGTGTCTTTGCTGGGTGGTAGCACTTCCAAACgagtaataaaatttttgaatagACAGGGCAAAGGGTTAAATGGTGCCACCTACAAGTGCATAATTAATAACGCATTGCATGCATGCAAAATTCAACAGAGGCTATACCTGGCCaagaaagaaatatttttctcctaCATTTTGAAGACGAGAAAAATGTTGAAGTGTAGGAAGTATTCCGAGCAGCGTAAGGGGATTCTcggcaggggggggagcgcaaCTGAGGGCAGAAGTGAATATAGCCTCCAAGAAAGCCGCGTGGGCGGCATAAGCAGCGTGAACGGCTTGAGCAGCAGCGGCGAGGTCTTCTTCGAAGTCTACGCCAAGGGAAGCTTGTACATCTTCCCCGACGAGCTGCACTACAAGGTGCATAAGGCGTGGGGCGGCTCGGAAGGGCAACGGGGGGGAGCCAAAGGAAGAACCAACAGGGGAGGCAAACGAGggggcaaaaggggaggcaaCCGGGCACGAGCAGCCAAGCACGAcgcggggggaagaggcgAGCAGAGAAGTGAGCAGAGAAGTGAAGAGCAAAGTGAGCAGAGAAGAGAAGAGCAAAGTGAGCAGAAGAGCGAAGAGCAAAGTGAGCAGAAGAGCGAAGAGCAAAGAGAGCAAAGAAGTGAAGAGCAAAGCGAACGGCAGAGCTCGGAAAGGGGCACATCGCTGCTGATCATGGGGACGCACAAACACGTGACGTCGCTCAATGAGCTGATAAACACGTTCATCAGAAAGGGCTACCAAGCCATAAACGAAGAGCTGGTACTGTTCATCGTGTACCACCTGATCGTGGCCTTGCTGCAGCTGCACGTGCTGGATGTGCTCCACGGAGACGTCAAAATAGACAACATTTTAGTTGCGAAGGACGAGGAGCTTCTGCCCCTGATGGAGAGAACTAAGGAACATAGCCCGAGGGAGGCGCCCAGCACTtgcaagggggagaagaagcgggaGCCCAAGAGGATGGGCAGGCCCCCCAAAGAAGGCAATAGCAGTAGCAGCCGTAGTAGCCGCAGTAGTAGTGGCATTCGCGGCGATAGCAGTCGTAGCAGTAGCGGCATTCACGCAGGTAGCAGCCGTAGCAGTAGTGGCATCCGCAGCGTTAGAAGCACTCGGAGCATTCGAGGCACCCACGGCAGTATTAACTCCTTCCTGTGCGAATACATGCTGAACGTGAAGCCAGCCAGCAACCCGAATTCCTTTctgaggaaaaaattcccaCTGAATGTATTCCTAATCGATATCGGCAGAGGAAttgatgtaaaaaattttaggaACTACCTCTTctatggagaaaaaaactgtGACTGCTACAATTTCCTTTCagattctattttttcctaccaCATAGATTTCATAGGCATCGCGCAGGTGGCTAGCTGCTTATTATATTACAAGCACTtggggagcaaaaaatataaatacgaTGGGAGCATAATGGACCAAAACTACACTACCATTAACAACCTGAATGTGACCTACATGACTCACAACAACAACTTTGCGAAGAGTAGGAGCGTCCCTGttaggaagaagaggagggacCCTCGTAAGGGTAAGAGGAAAAGTAGGTGCAAGGAGATCGAAAGTTTTATAAAGGTGAAGGAGCGCGCCTATACGGAGGATGAGGAGAAGCACGAGAAGGAGGGGTGTGCCGACCGAAGTGGCTGTCTTGAGGGGGGGGACTCCACGGGTGGGGGCTCTAACCATGCGGGGAATGCTCCCAACCCCGAGGAACACCTCCAACGAAGCGGCAACTTGGCAGTGAACCAACGAAGCGGCAACTTGGCAGTGAACCAACGAAGCGGCAACTTGGCAGTGAACCAACGAAGCGGCAACTTGGCAGGGAACAAACGAACCGCCAAAAGGATCACCGCAGCAGAAAGCAACCAATTTATAGATTACTCAAAAAATATCCCCATGGATGACCGCGATAGGGAAAAAATCGACGGGTACATTGAccagatgaagaagaacaacgaACATTACTACATCGaacgggaagaagaaagcaaaataaaaaacttttcaGTCAAGTTACTCTCCACGAGAAAGAAGTACGTCGATTTTtgggaagttttttttcatcttctgTTAAACTTTTGCAATGTTTACGAACTGAGCTCCGTTAATTACAACAGCAAGGAGATCGGCACGAATTTTGAGAAGGCCAATTTGTTCCACCACAAGGTGATGAATAAAACGGAAAATTACTACTTTGACTTTTGCAAGAATAACTGGGAGGAGGTTCCGCAAGGGGACCGACGGAAGAGGGATGCCCCCATGGGGGAGAAGCTCAATGGGTTTGTTACCGGCAGTGATCATTTGGATGCACGTGGAGGGGAAGCCCTCTGCCGCAATGGGGAAGTCCTCTGCCGCAATGGGGAAGCCCTCTGCTGCAATGGGGAAGCCGCCTCCTGCAATGGGGACAATCACAGCGACAGTGCAGTTATGGACGTCCACCATACGGGTGAGGCCAAACAAGAGATGGGCAAGCTATGCCATCACGACAACACCAGCACCGATGATGGCAGCAACGCATGTGTGATGCAAAACGGGCGCTGTGGTGATGAGAAAGAGGCGCTAGAAGGGCAGCCCAGGAAGGAGACCCATGAGGAACCACGCAAAGGTAATAGCCACCAAACGGAAAAAACCAACTTAGAAAGGGAAACCACAAAAGGGGCTGCGTTAgacaaacaaaatgaacaaacgGGTGGAGACCAACCCAAAAGTAatagcaaatatttttttataaaaaactcCATttcgaatttaaaaaatataaaaaaaaaaatgcacaaagtGAAGCACAAAATAGAAAGGGACAAATTCGAGGCCAGTAACGACAAGGGAAAAAACCACTCCTGCAACTTCTctggaaaagaagaaaatgttagcttgaaaagaaaaatgatattCTTTGAAAATGAACAGAATAGACAGAAATGCAGGAAATTGAATGACCAGAAGTACTACGCGAAGGAGTGCCGCGCGAACGACACCAAAAGGTTGGCCAGGTATGTCAACAAGCtaacgaagaagaaggccatttttgttctcatgtttttaaaaagggcaattgaaaaaatatttgatgaTGACAAGATTAGGCAGGAAATTTTGCTGAGCGAGCTGAAAAACGCGGCGGCTTTTTTTTGA
- a CDS encoding hypothetical protein, conserved (encoded by transcript PVX_091260A) codes for MHNFAKIFRSNFIDINAANKFEIFLKTILRIYKTPARTHLLAHAADISAIYAVRQIYNYMKNDEEGRTVLKEKPLLIRQDIQFNELKKLPKNTLGYKYMKFLETYKLHAHDREVSHFFTDLNYSYILTRYRQIHDIGHVVYNLNISIESEAALKLIELVQTKLPITLLAILVAPFMTPIYRFQYIFKDSLPSNFLSPNFDFTYTDAYNYVDELSIKQYEYNLTDYFHVEKRNDRNFYTKMYQHYFDNINNSSAVRGSIIYGFENKSSNDIIYDQPNREYIFLKNLKKKYLLFQYKPRKNLLRELYPWAYMAGVSTTKPLHSIHIEKWLDKDIDLFRRTYNISPLPDHLNLMAGIN; via the coding sequence atgcaCAACTTCGCAAAAATATTCCGCTCAAACTTCATCGACATAAACGCTGCgaacaaatttgaaattttcttaaaaacgATCCTGCGCATTTATAAGACGCCGGCGCGAACGCACCTACTTGCGCATGCAGCGGACATATCGGCCATATACGCGGTGCGGCAAATATACAATTACATGAAAAACGATGAAGAGGGAAGGACTGTGCTGAAGGAAAAACCGTTGCTAATACGACAGGATATACAATTTAATGAGTTAAAAAAGCTGCCAAAAAATACACTAGGATATAAGtatatgaaatttttggAAACGTATAAACTGCATGCACATGACCGAGAAGtatctcatttttttaccgaTTTAAATTATTCCTACATTTTAACAAGATACAGACAGATCCACGACATTGGCCACGTGGtttacaatttaaatatatccaTCGAGTCCGAAGCAGCACTGAAATTAATTGAACTTGTGCAAACGAAATTGCCAATAACTCTGCTAGCCATTTTAGTAGCCCCCTTTATGACGCCTATATACCGTTTTcagtacatttttaaagacTCCCTTCCCTCCAATTTTCTAAGCCCCAATTTTGATTTTACCTACACTGATGCGTATAATTACGTGGACGAGTTATCCATCAAGCAGTATGAGTACAATCTGACGGACTACTTCCACGTGGAAAAGCGAAACGACAGAAACTTTTACACGAAAATGTACCAGCACTACTTtgataacataaataattctTCCGCCGTCCGAGGTTCCATCATATACGGGTTTGAAAACAAAAGCAGTAATGACATTATATATGACCAGCCCAATCGggagtatatttttttaaaaaatttgaaaaaaaaatatcttctttttcagtACAAGCCaaggaaaaatttactaCGCGAGTTGTATCCCTGGGCGTACATGGCGGGCGTGTCAACCACGAAACCGCTGCATTCCATCCATATCGAAAAATGGCTGGACAAGGACATCGACTTGTTCAGGCGCACGTACAAtatttctcccctccccgATCACTTGAATTTGATGGCTGGGATTAATTGA